One part of the Drosophila teissieri strain GT53w chromosome 3R, Prin_Dtei_1.1, whole genome shotgun sequence genome encodes these proteins:
- the LOC122620788 gene encoding glycine N-methyltransferase translates to MTTSADSVFVARSDGISAEGVRDQYADGKAAKVWEIFIGDKNSRTDNYKNFLIDMLRNKGCKRVLDVACGTGVDSLMLVEEGFEVVSVDASDKMLKYALKERWARRKEAVFDKWVIEEANWLTLYDDIQEHIQDGFDAVICLGNSFAHLMDGFGDQREHKQAIGNFEKCLKPGGVLLIDHRNYDNILETGATPAKSIYYNTSHTADIKTSVLFYCGKPSLVSMDYLIAGNKLTSEFRLSYYPHELKRFQEILAEIFSAKAKHQLYGDFKEMSQVKNPAFYIHLIEKPQV, encoded by the exons ATGACCACCTCCGCCGACAGTGTGTTCGTTGCCCGATCCGATGGCATCTCCGCCGAAGGAGTCCGGGATCAGTACGCCGATGGCAAGGCCGCCAAGGTGTGGGAAATCTTCATCGGAGACAAGAACTCGCGCACGGACAACTACAAGAACTTCCTGATCGACATGCTGCGCAATAAGGGATGCAAGCGTGTCCTGGACGTGGCCTGTGGAACGGG tgtgGACTCCCTGATGCTTGTGGAAGAGGGCTTTGAAGTTGTGTCCGTGGATGCCTCTGATAAGATGTTGAAATACGCTCTCAAGGAGCGCTGGGCCCGACGAAAGGAAGCTGTCTTCGATAAGTGGG TCATTGAGGAAGCCAACTGGTTGACTCTGTACGACGACATCCAGGAGCACATTCAGGATGGATTCGATGCCGTCATTTGCCTGGGCAACTCCTTTGCCCACTTGATGGACGGGTTCGGGGATCAGCGGGAGCACAAGCAGGCCATTGGCAACTTCGAGAAGTGCCTCAAGCCTGGAGGCGTCCTGCTCATTGATCATCGCAACTACGACAATATCCTGGAAACAGGAGCGACGCCTGCCAAGAGCATCTACTATAAT ACGAGTCACACGGCGGACATCAAGACATCCGTGCTCTTCTACTGCGGCAAGCCCTCACTGGTGTCCATGGACTACCTGATCGCTGGTAACAAGCTGACCAGCGAGTTCCGCCTGTCCTACTATCCCCACGAGCTGAAACGCTTCCAGGAGATTCTCGCCGAGATCTTCTCCGCCAAGGCCAAGCACCAGTTGTATGGTGACTTCAAGGAGATGAGCCAGGTGAAGAACCCCGCCTTCTACATCCACCTGATCGAGAAGCCACAGGTTTAG